Part of the Onthophagus taurus isolate NC chromosome 11, IU_Otau_3.0, whole genome shotgun sequence genome is shown below.
CGCCAGTGTTTACCGCAAGTAAAACGTGAAAATGTATGTCTTAAAAATCTTGGGACTAAGCTGCAAgaacaattaaactttataaaagACCATAAATATGATGATGTTACTTTAGAAGACTATGAAATCATAACAAGGAAACTATGTCCCGAAGAGGAGATGTGTAACTTCATAATGTCTCAAGTAACGCAGATTAGCAAACTCCCTAGAGGCAGAAGATATtcgttagaattaaaaaagaaatgtctTGAAATGTACTTTATGGGCCCGAAGTTGTATAAAAAGAAACTTGTGCATATGTACTGCCTACCAAGCCCACAGACATTGTTTCGACTCTTGGGTAGCTTCAAGTTTTATTGCGGACTTAACAACCCAGATTTATGGGAAAGCcttcgtttaaaaattacacaTCTAAACAATGAGAACAAGTATTGTGTTTTATGCTTCGATGAAATGAACATAAAGGCAAACTTGTTCTATAGTGTTATTAAAGACCAAATATTGGGATTTGAGGACGAGGGGAATGAAAATCGCAAATTTAAACCTGCAATGAAAGCTTTAGTTTTTATGATCCGTGGAATTTATTCCAGTTGGAGTCAGCCTGTAAgctgttatttttataagacAGGATGTCCAGCCGGAGCATTAAAGAACTTActtataaataacataaatgcTTTAAATTCAGTAGGTTTGAAAGTATGTTGCATCGTAAGCGACATGGGTTCAAATAATATAAGTGTAGCTAAAACTTTGGGCATTACACCAACTCATCCATTCGTAGAAGTTGAAGGGGAGCGAATTGCATATATTTTTGATCCACCGCACATAATCAAAGCAATAAggaacaatttataaaatataattttatttataaaaataacataatatcTTGGGGGGATATAGAACAGTTTTATAATAGTGATAGTAAATACGCTACACGAGCGGCACCAAAATTGACAGAGAGTCACATAAGACCTACCAGctttgaaaaaatgaaaataaagtatgCTTCTCAGGTGTTTTCGAACGCTGTGTATGTAGGCCTGTGTGTATATATCCGTTTTCAAAAACTACCGGCAAGAGCAGTTACAACGGCAGAATTTGTCGAGAGAATTGACAAATTATTAGATTTGTTAAATTCGTCCACAACATCTAACACAAAACACTTTAACAGagcgtttaaaaatttacccTATCAAGTTGATTTTCTAAACGattgtattgatttttttaaaaacgtccaagtatgtaataaattagataatacttctattaaaactaatataAAATGCTTTGAATGCATTCAAATAACTATAAATGGAATGCAATATCTTTGgacaattttaaaagaaaacggaTATTCAGTATCTTTTCACAAGGCGCCTGAATCAGGATGcattggaaaatttttttggttctGTACGCCAACAAAATGGGAATTGCTTAAATCCTACAGCACATCAGTTCACACAGTCTttcagaaaattattatgtctAAAACTACTTCATTCTGGCACGGAAAATTGTGAAGGGGATAGGGAtcatttaattctaaaattagGGGATGCCTCTTCACAGGCATCGAAGATGTGTACCTCACAGCCAGAAATATCTTCGTCGACAACTAATAAGTCGTTAGTTATTGACACCGATTACAGAAATAACGATCtgttacaacaaaattttattaggtATGTATGTGGctacttaattaaaaaatgcttgAAAATGCACACATGCGAAAAATGTGTATCATATGGAAATGAACATCAGGAGCTTGATGATACctcatatttttgttatttaaagaCATACGAAAACGGAAATTGTGATATATTTGGTAACTTAAAAATGCCTACAGacacatttatatttttcgtgTCAACATTGGAGGCTatttttcataacaattttGAAGAACTTGTCGtcaagaataattttattaataatatattagaaaaatgccaaaatataaatttttttcatcctTGTAAGGATTTTCCTATacagtatttattaaaattatattttagagtacgtttattttatacattaaaatttatcaatcgGTCTTTCCAAAATAACGACAAtaagcaaaaattaattatttggaaAAATAAGTAGTGTTAACTCTAGTGtactttaatgtttaaaaataattagattttttcacAAATAAATTGTTCTTATTATTCCCCTGTTGTtatataatgataataataataataaaaacattataaataatgacGTTATTAGTTATATAGTATATAACTCAATAACCAATGTTTTTTTTCAGTTCTGAAATTTAATTgcgaataactttttttaatttaatattttcgacgttttaaatatttttaatgcggACCTGTTGTGTTCTATACCAGCATAATGGATTCGAGGTCATTGAAAATCAATTCGCCACATCAAACGTGCCGCCACGGAGTGAGAGTACTGTCTGTTATATATACTGTGGTAAAGGTTTATTTATAGAGATGGACCGAAGCGGGTTTTGGCCGAATAACCGAATACCGAATATTCGGCTTGTAATTTGGCCGGAGCACCGAATATTCGGCCGAAGCatcaatcaaaatttcaaattcgaaaaaatgcaTTATTAAAACGTAAAACGTTATTCTTATAAGTAGGTGttgcaattattttaaactcaCAAAAGTCCAGTGTTTTTCATGAAGTTGTTATTAAGTAAATGCATGAATGttgttaaatgtttaaaattaaataaaatatgtagatACTTATTAGTACTgaagtaatttaaattataaataataattaaataaaacataaaacatatattgaaaaaatgaaatataacaTGTAAgtataatatacatatatgtatGTAAGTAATAAGTAAAAATGTATAAGAAAGCATATTATGTAGGGGGCTGAGGCTTCCGTCATAACTCACGTTCCTCTACACCTGaaacgaattattttttttttaattttaagttaaaatttttaacacaatGAATGAATTGCAAGAAACAAGGTTTTTTGGTTTAGGAATAATGCTTTACGAGCTAACTAAGTGATGTTAAACTGACAGATGATGAAATTAGGTATTTACTAGCTTCatactaaattaataattaataacaattacatACCTGCAAAGTTATAGGCactaatattcaaaattaactttGTGCAGATTGTGGTggataaacaataatttttctgCATTTCTTGGCAGTAATCTGCTTCTAGTTTGGTCATAAATATTACCGGCTTCAGAAAAAACTCTTTCACTGTATACGCTAGCAGCAGGGGccgataaaaattttcttgcaatttctgttaatataGGAAAAGTGGTTTTCCATGCTTTCCACCAAACAAGAGGATCGTCCGTTCTAATTAGCTTAtccatatttaaatataagttTAATTCTTCGTCAATGCTctttacttttatattttcagATGGCTTTGGTAAAGAATCTCTTGAAGAGACAATCTCATCAAAACACTGCCATAgtttacttttatttgtttcattaCTAATAGTGTCATCgagtcttctaatttttgtcTCAGGAGTAtaattttcgttaattatTGGTTCAGACTCAGATTGAGAATATTCACTGgtcaatatatatttaaaataatctattttgttcgattcaaaaaacgtcattttaaatCGTGGGTCCAATATTGTagcaataatataaaatttattatttaacaaacTATCAAATCTTCTGTTTATTTCAtcataaatacaatttttcatTGTTCCAACTCCGTGAAACAGATTTTCGTCTTCTTTAGATAAATAAACTTTCAACGTTGTTATTGTTGGAATAACTTCCGAAATAAAAGCTACATTTGAACTCATAACCTTTGTAATCTCCTCAAATGGTTCCAATAAATCTAACAACGGTTGAATTAAGGACCATTGATTTGTAtttaacgtcacaatatcattATCTGCTGCATAGATATTCAATACCCTCTTTTGCTCTAGTATTCGTTGCAGCATGTAGAAACTAGAATTCCACCTAGTAGTAACATCTTGCACTAATTTTTTATGATCAACATTTAATTCGGTTTGAATATCTTTCAATTTGGAGCATGCGGCTGGGGAATGATTAAAATGTCCAACAATTTTTCGACACACTGCTATTAAATCCACTATAGATCGTTGTGTTTTAATAGCATGTATTATCACTAATTGTAGAGTATGTATGAAACAAGGCACTCCAACGAGTTTGGCGTCATTACAGGCTTTAACAATGTTGGCGCCATTGTCTCGAACAATGACATGGACCTGTGAAATGTCTAAATTCCACATTTGCAACATATCGAGAAacatttgtttaatattttcagcAGTATGACTCTCAGGAAAATGTTTACAGTTTAAAAGTACAtgattaaaaccaaaatttgTATTAAGCCAATGAGccgtaaaactaataaaagatTCATTTGTATGAGAGCAAGTCCAGATATCAGATGTCACGGACAGATATTGAACACCatcaatcttttttttaatagcttCTACTAATCTGTCATAAATATCTGGGATGATGGtttctgaaaaatattttcttctggGCACCTTGTACTGGgggcaaattttattcattaatctAGTAAATCCTGTATTTTCTACACATAAATAAGGCATATTATCTAATGCAATCATTTCACCTATAGCATAATGCATTTTTTTTGACCGTTTGTCATTTATGTCCCACTGTTtagatttgttaataaattctgttaatgtttcttgtttcttttgaacaatatttaaatcattctctggatt
Proteins encoded:
- the LOC139431926 gene encoding zinc finger BED domain-containing protein 4-like, giving the protein MSDINKKSDVWTFFDKCEDLKFAKCKLCQQEISRGGTGKYASTTSMINHVKRKHAEEFEKRKRLLSESEQNKTNPENDLNIVQKKQETLTEFINKSKQWDINDKRSKKMHYAIGEMIALDNMPYLCVENTGFTRLMNKICPQYKVPRRKYFSETIIPDIYDRLVEAIKKKIDGVQYLSVTSDIWTCSHTNESFISFTAHWLNTNFGFNHVLLNCKHFPESHTAENIKQMFLDMLQMWNLDISQVHVIVRDNGANIVKACNDAKLVGVPCFIHTLQLVIIHAIKTQRSIVDLIAVCRKIVGHFNHSPAACSKLKDIQTELNVDHKKLVQDVTTRWNSSFYMLQRILEQKRVLNIYAADNDIVTLNTNQWSLIQPLLDLLEPFEEITKVMSSNVAFISEVIPTITTLKVYLSKEDENLFHGVGTMKNCIYDEINRRFDSLLNNKFYIIATILDPRFKMTFFESNKIDYFKYILTSEYSQSESEPIINENYTPETKIRRLDDTISNETNKSKLWQCFDEIVSSRDSLPKPSENIKVKSIDEELNLYLNMDKLIRTDDPLVWWKAWKTTFPILTEIARKFLSAPAASVYSERVFSEAGNIYDQTRSRLLPRNAEKLLFIHHNLHKVNFEY